The DNA segment ATTCGTTCGTTACCATGTAGCATGAGGGTTACCTCCATTTGTTTTGATGTTTGGTTCGCACCTTTATCAAAACTGGTAACCCTCATCTTTTCAAGTGAGGTGTCAGATCAAGTCGAAACTATTTCAGATTAGGCGTAGCCTCATGTGAAGCAAAATCTATCCGCTTTTTCATTAAGGATTGATTTTATCCGTCTACAGTTCATGCACCCAGTCTGGAATCCGATTCAGAATGTAGTTCTGCACTGCTTCCTTTTTATTGCCAGCTTCGACTTTGCCAACAGCATCCATGACCTCCTCGAAATCAAACCAACAAAGTTCTTTGTCATCCAAACTATAAACCATTAAAATTCGTTTATTGGGGTTATCAATATCTTCTTCCTCTTGAATCGCCCCTACAATCTTCAACGCATCTTCATAGCTTATGAATTTCACTTCATCGGTGCTCATAGAACCTCCTTCTTTAAAAGCCGGAATTTATGTAAGAGCTACACCATATCGAATTGCCACACAAAATTAGCAAAACCATCCGAGCTCAACATAAAACAATGCCAATCAAAAAAACAAAAAGGCGAGCAGGAACACGTTCCTCTCGCCTTTAAATCTAACCATTATTCCTTTTCAGGCTGCTTTTATCACCGCCCCAGACCTGATGCAACGAGTACATACCCGAGTTTTTTGGGTATTGCCCCCCGCGGTCGCCATATGCACTGTTTTCAGATTTGGAAGCCATCGCCTCTTGGTCTTGTTGTGCGCATGGGAAACATTGTTTCCGGTCACTGGCCCTTTTCCACAGATTTCGCAAACCTTAGACATTTTTTTCTCCTTCTATAGCATTCGCCAAGTGCAATCTAATGCTAAATGAAGAATGCTTGAATTAGTTTATCAGCAAAACGATGAATTAGAATCTGCTTTTTTAATCTCTTTTATAGTGAATAGCAAGCACTTTTGATCCAATCTCTGTTCCTTCAAAGGACACTTTGTTCAAAAAAATCTGCATATCTTGAGGCAGGAAACGATGAGCCTTATAATGGCAAATGAACAAATACCTCTGTATCGATTTTTAATACCAAAAAATGTGGTGCTGTGTTCAAAAAAATGTTTAACATCAGACAACTTTCAAGTGCCGTAAGCCGTTCTTTTTTGCTGCCATTCGGCATTCCCTATTTAATTTTTTTTAGAGTGTTTTTCCAGTATGAAACTGATCGACCAAATCTGGGCTTTTTTCGCTTCCGTGCAATTGGCCATTTTAACTCTCTGCTCCATTGCTGTAACATCAATCATTGGCACAATCATACCTCAGGGTGAACCTTACACATTTTATGTGACCAAATTTGGCACAAAAACCGCTACGTTATTTCAAGTTCTTGATATTCACAAGATGTACTCTTCATGGTGGTTTTACGGGCTCCTTGGAATGCTCAGCATCAATTTAATCATTTGCAGCCTTGACCGAATACCTTCAGTTTGGAGGATTATTACCGCCGACAATCTTGCTATCTCTTTAGATCGTATTGAGAAAATAGCTTCCCTGCGACGCTGGGAATTGCCGCAGGAGAAGAGCAACTCTATCGATTGGCAATCAGTTTTGTCAAATACCGGATGGAGTTTCCAAACAAAAAAATGCGGGCAGACCATCCTGTCTTTCAGCCAAAAAGGCCGTTGGAGCCGGATGGGAGTTTATGTCGTTCATCTTTCTATTTTGATTATTTTTTTCGGGGCAATTATCGGCCATTTCTTCGGTTTTAAAGGCAGCGTCATGATTCCTGAGATGCGCAGTACAGAACAAATATTTTCCAGTCCGGATTCCAAACCAATTGATTTGGGCTTTACAATCCGCTGTGATTCTTTTGCTATCGAATTCTATGACAATGGTATGCCGAAAGAATATCGAAGCGGCCTATCGATACTTGAAAATGGCCAAGAAATCTTACAGAAAGATATCAGGGTCAACAGCCCACTTTCCTATCGGGGTATTACCTTTTATCAATCCAGTTATCAAGCCCATCAGGAATTCCTATTACAAATTACTGAAACAGACAGCGGCGCCAGTCGGCAGTTCTCTCTACCCTTTCAAAAACAGGAGTCCTGGAAAGAAAGAAATCTGCAATTCGGAATAATCAATGCTGAAGCCACCGGTCAACGAGCGTTGCGATCAAAACTTTGGCTAAAGGCCGGTGATGGTCCGGCTATCACCCAATGGCTAGCCGACAGCGAAGATTTTTCTTTCACCGGGGATGGGAAGAACTACTCACTTAAGGTTAAACAATTGTACTCAACTGGCTTACAGGTTGCAAAAGACCCCGGCGTATGGATAGTGTATTTCGGTTGCAGTCTCCTCTTGCTGGGACTCTACATGGCCTTTTTCTTATCTCACAGAAGAATTTGGCTTTATAAACATAAAGCAGCCACCAGCTCCATCATTTATTTTGCCGGTACCGCAAATAAAAACAAGGCGGCTTTTGCGAAGACATTTTCAAAACTTACCAACCTTATCGATCAAACAATTTGTCACGACCTTGAGCAGCATAATTAAGCTAAAAATAGTTACAAGAATCCAGCCCTATTGAAATCACCATTTTGAATACAAGAAAGCTCACGGAGTAATCGTATGGATAGCTCTCAATTACTTGGAATAACTACATTTACGTATTTGTTTTCGACCCTGCTCTACGTCTTTTTGCTGGTTTTCAAGACGCCCCGTCTTGGTCCCATTACAACCTCCTTTACAGTTGTAGCATTTCTTATTCAAACGGCAGGTATGGCCTTACGTTGGGTCGAATCATATCGTATGGGCATCGGTCATGCGCCACTTACCAATATGTACGAATCCGTAGTTTTTTTCTCATGGACGATAATTGCCCTCTATTTAGTTGTCGAATTATTATTTAAAACCAGGATGATTGGGGCATTTGCGGTACCACTTGCCTTTCTTGCTATGGCCTATGCCTCATTTGCCGGCAATATAAGCAAAAGTATCTCTCCATTGGTTCCGGCACTACAATCCAATTGGCTCATAGCTCACGTAATAACTTGCTTTGTTGGATATGCATCATTTGCTATAGCTGCCGCTCTTGGGATCATGTACCTCCTAAAATCTCGGAGTCAGCAAAACCAAACCTCATTTGCAAAAAGTAGATTTAACGACTTGCCATCTCTACCCTTCATTGATGACTTAATCCATAAGAGTATGATTTTTGGTTTTATCTGGTTGAGTGCGGGGATCATCACCGGTGCCATTTGGGCCAACTCAGCTTGGGGAACCTATTGGAGTTGGGACCCAAAAGAAACATGGTCACTTATTACATGGTTTTTTTATGCCATCACCTTACACGCAAGATATACCCGCGGTTGGACAGGTAGGCGAATTGCTCTTCTTGCGATTTTCGGACTCATCTCCGTGTTGTTTACATATTATGGGGTAAATTTCCTTCTTTCCGGGCTTCATAGCTACGGTTCTAGCTCATAATCTTCTTAAATTCTCCATTATTTTCGTGCAGTAACAAGAGGGTAACAAGTTTGACAAAGTCCTTCTAAACCTGTATATAGTGAGGGTCGAGTGACACTGGCGATTGCTTTAACTCAATTATCTAAGAAGGAGCAAACAAGATGAGGAAAATTATTGCCTGCAGTTTCTTTTCATTATCCATGTTGATTGGATCGGTACTATTTACTATGGCTGCCGGCAATGTCGGTCCTGCCGATATTACCATTGACGAAGGAGGCAAAAAGCCAGCCGTATTCCCGCATAAAAAACATCAGGATGCGTTTAAATGTGGAGAATGTCATCATCAAATGACGGCAGACGGCAAACAGAGTCCCTATGTAGAAGCTCAAGAAATTAAAAAATGTGGTTCATGTCATAATGCCACTGTTCTAGCCGGAAAAATGAAAGATAAACTGGCCCTCGACACCCTCAAAGGTGCTGGTCATGGGAACTGCTTAGAATGTCATAAGGCCAAGAAAGATGACCCGGCCGTCAAAGACAAAAAAATTGACAAGTGCGAGACCTGTCATCCCAAAAAATAAATAACGCTACTAGTACTACAAACGAAAAAGGGGAGGTTCAATTCTGAACCTCCCCTTTTTCGTTTGTATCAAACCAATATTCGAATCAGGCTTCTTGCAGAAGGGAGATATCTCCTATCAACAGGATCTGCTCACCCAAAAGCGTTAAGAGACTCAGTCGATTTTTCCGTACTGATAAATCTTCCGCCATAACCATCACATCATCGAAGAAAGCGTCAACGGGTTCTTTCATTCTTAGCATTACTTCAAGAGCCTTCGCATATTCTTTCACGGTGATGTGTCTCGCCATTTCCTCTCGTACAGTCAGAAAGAGTTCATAAAGATTCCTTTCAGTTTGATGTTCAAACAAACTAACATCAACCACCGTTTCTCGATTATCCTTTATGATATTCTTCACCCTTTTATACGAAGCGGCAAGTACCTTGAGAGCAGGATCCTTACGAAGTTGTAAAATTGCATTAACGCGTAGCAGACAGTCATTTACGTCGTCAAAATTAACCGAAACAGCAGCATCAACCGCATCGGCAGCAATCCCCCGGCTGATACAATCATTGGCAAATCGACCCTTAATGAAAGCAACCACCGTTTCGACCGTGTCGTTGCCACCAGCAACCTTGTTTCCATACAAGGCCAGCGCTTTATGGATAAGCTCTCGTAATGACAATGAATACTTTTTGCCTTGAATAATATGTAAAATAGCTATGGAGATGCGCCTTAAGCCAAAAGGATCGGCAGTTCCCGAAGGGACTTGGCCGATCCCAAAACATCCAGCCAAGGTATCAAATCGATCGGCTAGGGCCAGGATCGACCCCAATTCGGACGACGGAAGTTCAGCCCCGGCCCTCTTCGGCATATAATGTTCAACAATGGCCGCGGCGACGTTATCTTTCTCCCCATCGTGAATGGCATATGCACCTCCCATGGTACCTTGCAACGAAGGAAATTCACCAACCATATTGGATAGCAAGTCGGCCTTGCAGAGAAGTGCCGCCCGGCATCCGTCGTCGGCCAGTTCAGGTACGACCTTGTCTGCCAGGATTCTGACCAGCTTGACCAACCTGTCTTTCTTTTCCAGCATTGTGCCAAGTTTTGCTTGAAAGATGATACCTTGGAGGTTGGCTATGCGATCTTCAAGCTTAGTCTCTCTATCGCTGTTGAAGAAAAACAAAGCATCTTCGAGTCGTGCTCGAAGAACACGTTGATGTCCTTTGCGAGTAATCGCGGTGTCCTTCACTTTGGTATTATTAACTGCCACAAAGCCCGGAAGCAGCTTTCCTGTTTGATTGACTACGGGGAAATACTTCTGATGTTCGCGCATTGAGGTGATTAGCACATCAGCAGGAAGCTGCAGATATTTCTCATCAAATGTTCCGCAAACTCCGAAAGGCATTTCAACAAGATTGGTAACGGTATCCACCAAAACCTCATCTATAGCAACACGGCCTCCCTGTAATTCCGCTGATTGAGCAACCGCTTGTTCTATTTCCGAAACGACCCGCGCTCTTCTCTTGGTTTGATCAAGCAAGACGAAGTGATCTGCAAGCTGCTGCTCATAGGTGGCAACAGAGTTTATTGTAAACCGTTTATTGGCTAAAAATCTATGGCCGCCACTGCTATTAGAGGATTCAACCCCAGCGTGGCTAAATCGTATTACCTCTTCTCCAAATATCGCTACCAACCACTGAATAGGACGAGCAAAAGCGTGCGTGTTACTCCCCCATTTCATCGACTTTGGAAAAGAAACGTCCAAAATCAGGCTTTGCAAGAGATCCGGTAATAAATTTGCTGTTTCCACACCTTTTTGTTTGCGGAGCAGCATGAGATACTCACCCTTCGGTGTCGTAACTACCTGCAAATCGCTGACATTCGCACCTTTCGACTTAGCAAACCCATCAGCCGCCCTAGTCGTTTTCCCATTGGCGTCAAAACCAGCACTCTTAGAGGGTCCAAGCAGCTCTTCAGTTATATCTTCCTGTTTCTCATTAATATTTTTTACTATCAAGGCAAGGCGTCTTGGCGTTCCCAGTGTCTTTATCTCACCATAGCCAATTTTTAAATCCGAGGCTTTTTCGGCAAACCTGTTTTTCAACTGGGTCAAGGCCGGTTCAAGATAACTTGCCGGTATCTCTTCCATGCCAATTTCAAAGAGTAGATCTCGCATGAGGGTAGGTTCTTAGGTAAAAGGTTTAATTATTAATACAATCCGATCTGGCAATTAGCAGGATTCCATGACAGCGAAGGTAGAGCACTCTTCACCAAAATTATGTATACATACTGAAAACCATTCGATAGCATTGATTGTCTCGAGACGGTTCCCCACTAGCCTGGTAATTGCTTCGACTGAGAGCACCTTTTTTTGTTTCGAGTCAAGATTCGCCAATTCGTCATTCACCGCTTCTTCAATGAGTAGGATTATATCTTCAATCCAGTAAAACTGCCTAAAACGTACACTGACCTCGGCCTTTCCCCATCTTCCTAGAGATCCCGGTAATCGATAAGGGGGGGTGTCAGAGATTGGCAAACTAATTGGCACTTCAACACTCAGCTTGAGATCGTCATTTTCTTCCAATGATCCATGCATTTGACAACGATAATGGGCAAGATGTCCGGTTTCGCCATTTTTCGCCTTATGCAAAAAATACGGAAAATCGATCTCAAGATGGGCTGCCTCTGCCTCCAAACGATCCTTCATCTTCTCAAGGACAGCGTGAAAACTCTTGACGTCAATTTCGCCGTGAAATTCATTGAGTATCTCAACGAATCTACTCATGTGCGTGCCCTTGAATTTATGCGGCAAATTGACATACATATTGACAGTGGCAACGGTATGCTGCCTCTTTTGTGCCTTGTCGCGAACAGTAATCGGATAGGAAATAGTCTTGACGCCAACCTTTTTAATGTTGATTCTCCGGCTGTCCAGTTGGCTTTGGATATCTTTCATGTGATGCAAACCAGAATTTTCTGTTGTTATCCAGGCGTAGTATCACCCATGGGATGCGATATTAAACAGGCCAAGGACAAATTTGGGACTTTAGTTCTCTTTCAAAAGCCTCCGAACGGCTTCCTTGAGATCATCAAGATCACCAGACTTTACTATATATTCATCGGATGCCCAAGTCCCGAGATCACGTTTGAACTCCTGATACGCACTACTCAAAATGACCGGAATAGCCGAATTTAACATTTTCATCTGGCGTAACACCTCAACTCCATTCATTCCCGGCATTTGAATATCAAGAATAACGAGATCGGGATGTTCGGCTTTGAACTTTTCTAATCCACTTGCACCATCCAGGGCAGATACTACCGAATACCCATCATCTTCGAACTCCTCACGATAGACCATGTGAATAGTCTCTTCATCATCAACCAGGAGCAGTTTTTTCACCGTTTCCTCCCTTTATGCTGGCGTCAAAGAATCACGTAAAAATGCGGCTGCCTCTTCCGGCGGCAATGGATTTATATAAAAGCCAGAGCCCCATTCGAATCCGGCAATGGATGTCAACTTTGGGACGATCTCAAAATGCCAATGATAATACTCAAGCCCACCAGAACGCAGAGGGTCTGTATGGAGAACATAATTATATGGGACATTTGGTATACATTTGCAGAGCCGCTGCAAAGATTCGGAAAATATTTCCGCAAGAGAATGAATTTCACTGTCGTCCTGCGAATAAAATGCCGAAGCGTGTCGCTTCGGCAAAATCCACATTTCAAAAGGAGTTCGGGGTGCAAACGGAGTAATAGTGATGAACTTGTCATTCTGACAAACAACTCGCTCTTTTTGCAATATTTCCTGCCGAATGATATCGCAAAAGATACATCGCTCTTTATATTTGAAGTGAGAAAGCGCTCCTTCTAATTCGGAGACAATCATCCTCGGCAATATCGGTAGAGCAATGAGTTGTGAATGGGAATGTTCCAGTGATGCCCCAGCATCGCGACCATGGTTTTTAAACACCATGACATACCGAAAACGCAGATCTTTTTCGAGATCAATAATCCGCTCTTTGTAAGCCTTAAGCACCATAGCTATTTCTGCCAACGAAAAATCGGCAAAACTATGGTCGTGGTCGGGTGTCTCAATAATGACCTCATGGGCTCCGATGCCATTCATTCGGTCATAAAGGCCTATACCTTCCTTCGAAAGATCACCTTCGATGATGAGAGCCGGGAACTTATTTGGTACAACCCGAACCCTCCACCCAGCCCCGTTGACATGGTGCACATTATCTCTAAAGGCCAAGACTTCGCTGGGCGTAAATGATTCATTGCCAGGGCATAAAGGACAAAATCCACCTCCGCCCGATGAAACCTCCACCGGGAAGTCAGTGGGCCTTTTCCTTCTTTCCTTGGAAATTATTATCCATCTACCGAGGATAGGATCTTTGCGTAGTTCCGGCATGCGGACCTTATTGTCCTACGGATTTTTCTCGGGTTTCTTGGAGTGTTTTACAATCAATACAAAGTGTAGTGACAGGCCTTGCCTCTAAACGTTTCAAACCAATTTCTTCGCCACAATCTTCACATATACCATAACTTCCATCATCGATCCGGGTAATAGCTTCGTCGATTTTCGTGACAAGCTTACGTTCCCTGTCGCGAATTCGCAATTCAAAACTCCTGCCGGACTCCAAGGTTGCCCTATCGTTCGGATCAGGGACATTGGTAGTCTGATCCGTCATCTCTGTCATGGTTTTTCCGGCATCCGTAATGATTTCCTGTTTTTTCAGCAACAGCTGCGTCCGAAACAGTTCGAGTTGCTCTTTATCCATTAGAACTCTCCTTCATGCACTTAACTCTTAGAAAATAATACTAATTCCTTCGAAATCAATCCCCCCGAAGGTATGTACCGCTTTTACCGCCAGTTTTTTTCAGAAGACGAATATTGCCGATAACCATCGACTTATCAACCGCTTTACACATATCATAAACAGTCAGAACGGCGATGGAAACTGCTGTAAGCGCTTCCATTTCCACTCCGGTTTTGCCATTTATTGCAACCGTTGCAAAGATATCGATCGACGCATCTTCATCTCGAAGCTGAAAAGTAATATCAGCTTTGCTAATCATAAGCGGGTGTGCCAGAGGAATCAGGTCATCCACCTTCTTTGCCGCCATGATGCCGGCAACTCTTGCAATCCCTAAAACGTCGCCCTTGGCCATCGATCCACTTTTCACTAAATCAAAGGCCTGCCGGGACATACTGATATTCCCGGCAGCCTCAGCAATACGCAAGGTTTCTATCTTACCGCTGACATCAACCATCCTGGCATTGCCTTCTGAATCAAAATGGGTGAAGGTCTCTTTATTGTTATCTACCATCGTAAACCGTTGTTATCCCGCAAAGGCATAGGTTTCGCTTGAGCAGACATGCTGCTCAATTCAGCTTCAAACATCAACTCTTGCCACGAACTTCATTGAGCAATCTTTTGAAAAAGCCCTCTTCTTCCTGATGCTGGCCATGCTTTGTGCAGAGTGTGTCAAACTCCCGCAGAACCTTTTTCTGCTCCTCGCATAAGTTGGTTGGAGTCATAACCTGAAGCTCTACGACCATGTCGCCTCTTGCTCTCCCACGCAGGCTGGGAACCCCTTCGTTACGGAGGGTAAAGAGTTCTCCGGATTGGCTACCTGCAGGAATCTCAAGGCTCTTCTTCCCATGAACTGTCGGTACTTCCACCGTTGTTCCAAGTGCTGCCTTAGCCATAGAAACCGGAAACCGGCAATAAATGGTATCACCTTCCCGCTTAAAAAATTCATGATCGCTAACATGAACAACAACATACAAATCGCCTGATTGTCCGCCGCGACGCCCACCTTCACCCTCTCCCCGGAGGCGCATCCTGGCACCCGAATCAACCCCGGCAGGTATCTTCAAAGCTACTTTCTTTGTTTTTTCTACCAGCCCGCTACCATGGCAATCATTGCACGGGTTGGTAACAATGGCCCCCTCACCGTGACACTGCGGGCAGGTGGAGCTCATCTGAAAAAATCCCTGCGAGCGTACTACCTGCCCTCGGCCATTACAACTTGGGCAGGTCTGTTTTTGGTACCCAGGCCTACTCCCCGATCCTTCACAGGTCCAGCAGGTATCTCGCCGTGTCAACTGTACTTCTTTGGAAACACCGTGCACGGCCTCCATAAAAGAGATCTCTACATCGTAACGGAGGTCGTTTCCCGGAATAGGCCCATCTCTCCGAACGCCGGCACGACTGCCGCTACCGAAGCCAAACAGATCGCCAAATATATCTCCAAAGCTTGAGAAAATATCATCGGCGCTTCCGGGGCCACGATACCCGCTGTTTTTTAATCCATCGTGGCCATAAGTGTCATAAATTTTCCTCTTTTTCTCGTCACTCAGCACCTCGTAAGCCTCAGTGCAGGATTTGAATTTTTCTTCAGCCTCTTTATCATCAGGATTGCGGTCCGGATGATATTTCATAGCAAGCTTTCGATACGCCTTTTTTATATCACCGGCGGAGGCAGTTCTACTTACTGACAAGATCTCGTAATAATCGTTACTCATAGTTATTAGGCAGCGCTTGTATTATCACGAATTATCTGATGAGAGCTCATTCTCGGTTTCAGTGTTTTTGGAGTTTTCTTTTCCTTCCGGAAAACTATCGATATTAGCGAAAGTAACCTTCGATGCAGCGATCTCCCGAAGGGTCATAACGATTTCTTTGTTCTTGCCTTCGACAAGAAACGGTTCACCTTGTCGATGTTGTTTCACTCTTTGCACAGTAAGATGAATCAACTTGAATCGATTTTGTTTTCCTACTGCTTCCAAACAATCTTCACAGGTAATTCGTGCCATCAATAACCTCGTTAATGTTCTTTTATGATATTATGCAGAGTATATGATCTGTACCTTGACCACTTTGAGGTCATTTTTTGTCAAAAGGATTCCGCAACAGCAGGGTTTCGACCCGGTCTGGTCCTACCGACACAATATCTGCCGGAATACCGGTGAATTCCTCAATACGCTTGATATATTTCTTGGCCTGAACAGGCAATTCATCGTATTCCCGTACTTTTTCAATGTCATCCAGCCAACCCTCAAGACTCTCGTAAACAGGTGTAAGTTGGCTTGCCTGGGTTATGTTCGCTGGCATAGCAGACATTTTCTGGCCGTTATAATCATACGAAGTAGCGAACTTGATTGTCTTTTGGCCACTGAGCACATCAAGTTTTGTTATCGCTAACCCCGTTAATCCATTCAACCTTGTGGCATCGTTGACAACAACCCCATCCAGCCATCCACACCTGCGCCGCCTGCCGGTTGTTGCACCGAACTCATGGCCCTTCTCTTGTAGATAATTCCCGGTTTCATCAAACAGTTCAGTGGGAAACGGCCCAGCGCCAACACGGGTGGTATATGCCTTCATGATGCCGACAACCGCATCAATATGCACCGGTCCGAACCCTGCACCATTGCAAGCGTTGCCGGCAATAGTATTCGA comes from the Desulforhopalus sp. genome and includes:
- the rpmB gene encoding 50S ribosomal protein L28 — its product is MSKVCEICGKGPVTGNNVSHAHNKTKRRWLPNLKTVHMATAGGNTQKTRVCTRCIRSGAVIKAA
- a CDS encoding cytochrome c biogenesis protein ResB, coding for MKLIDQIWAFFASVQLAILTLCSIAVTSIIGTIIPQGEPYTFYVTKFGTKTATLFQVLDIHKMYSSWWFYGLLGMLSINLIICSLDRIPSVWRIITADNLAISLDRIEKIASLRRWELPQEKSNSIDWQSVLSNTGWSFQTKKCGQTILSFSQKGRWSRMGVYVVHLSILIIFFGAIIGHFFGFKGSVMIPEMRSTEQIFSSPDSKPIDLGFTIRCDSFAIEFYDNGMPKEYRSGLSILENGQEILQKDIRVNSPLSYRGITFYQSSYQAHQEFLLQITETDSGASRQFSLPFQKQESWKERNLQFGIINAEATGQRALRSKLWLKAGDGPAITQWLADSEDFSFTGDGKNYSLKVKQLYSTGLQVAKDPGVWIVYFGCSLLLLGLYMAFFLSHRRIWLYKHKAATSSIIYFAGTANKNKAAFAKTFSKLTNLIDQTICHDLEQHN
- the ccsB gene encoding c-type cytochrome biogenesis protein CcsB codes for the protein MDSSQLLGITTFTYLFSTLLYVFLLVFKTPRLGPITTSFTVVAFLIQTAGMALRWVESYRMGIGHAPLTNMYESVVFFSWTIIALYLVVELLFKTRMIGAFAVPLAFLAMAYASFAGNISKSISPLVPALQSNWLIAHVITCFVGYASFAIAAALGIMYLLKSRSQQNQTSFAKSRFNDLPSLPFIDDLIHKSMIFGFIWLSAGIITGAIWANSAWGTYWSWDPKETWSLITWFFYAITLHARYTRGWTGRRIALLAIFGLISVLFTYYGVNFLLSGLHSYGSSS
- a CDS encoding cytochrome c family protein; this translates as MRKIIACSFFSLSMLIGSVLFTMAAGNVGPADITIDEGGKKPAVFPHKKHQDAFKCGECHHQMTADGKQSPYVEAQEIKKCGSCHNATVLAGKMKDKLALDTLKGAGHGNCLECHKAKKDDPAVKDKKIDKCETCHPKK
- the glyS gene encoding glycine--tRNA ligase subunit beta, whose amino-acid sequence is MRDLLFEIGMEEIPASYLEPALTQLKNRFAEKASDLKIGYGEIKTLGTPRRLALIVKNINEKQEDITEELLGPSKSAGFDANGKTTRAADGFAKSKGANVSDLQVVTTPKGEYLMLLRKQKGVETANLLPDLLQSLILDVSFPKSMKWGSNTHAFARPIQWLVAIFGEEVIRFSHAGVESSNSSGGHRFLANKRFTINSVATYEQQLADHFVLLDQTKRRARVVSEIEQAVAQSAELQGGRVAIDEVLVDTVTNLVEMPFGVCGTFDEKYLQLPADVLITSMREHQKYFPVVNQTGKLLPGFVAVNNTKVKDTAITRKGHQRVLRARLEDALFFFNSDRETKLEDRIANLQGIIFQAKLGTMLEKKDRLVKLVRILADKVVPELADDGCRAALLCKADLLSNMVGEFPSLQGTMGGAYAIHDGEKDNVAAAIVEHYMPKRAGAELPSSELGSILALADRFDTLAGCFGIGQVPSGTADPFGLRRISIAILHIIQGKKYSLSLRELIHKALALYGNKVAGGNDTVETVVAFIKGRFANDCISRGIAADAVDAAVSVNFDDVNDCLLRVNAILQLRKDPALKVLAASYKRVKNIIKDNRETVVDVSLFEHQTERNLYELFLTVREEMARHITVKEYAKALEVMLRMKEPVDAFFDDVMVMAEDLSVRKNRLSLLTLLGEQILLIGDISLLQEA
- a CDS encoding GTP cyclohydrolase, FolE2/MptA family, producing MKDIQSQLDSRRINIKKVGVKTISYPITVRDKAQKRQHTVATVNMYVNLPHKFKGTHMSRFVEILNEFHGEIDVKSFHAVLEKMKDRLEAEAAHLEIDFPYFLHKAKNGETGHLAHYRCQMHGSLEENDDLKLSVEVPISLPISDTPPYRLPGSLGRWGKAEVSVRFRQFYWIEDIILLIEEAVNDELANLDSKQKKVLSVEAITRLVGNRLETINAIEWFSVCIHNFGEECSTFAVMESC
- a CDS encoding response regulator, whose product is MKKLLLVDDEETIHMVYREEFEDDGYSVVSALDGASGLEKFKAEHPDLVILDIQMPGMNGVEVLRQMKMLNSAIPVILSSAYQEFKRDLGTWASDEYIVKSGDLDDLKEAVRRLLKEN
- the galT gene encoding galactose-1-phosphate uridylyltransferase; its protein translation is MPELRKDPILGRWIIISKERRKRPTDFPVEVSSGGGGFCPLCPGNESFTPSEVLAFRDNVHHVNGAGWRVRVVPNKFPALIIEGDLSKEGIGLYDRMNGIGAHEVIIETPDHDHSFADFSLAEIAMVLKAYKERIIDLEKDLRFRYVMVFKNHGRDAGASLEHSHSQLIALPILPRMIVSELEGALSHFKYKERCIFCDIIRQEILQKERVVCQNDKFITITPFAPRTPFEMWILPKRHASAFYSQDDSEIHSLAEIFSESLQRLCKCIPNVPYNYVLHTDPLRSGGLEYYHWHFEIVPKLTSIAGFEWGSGFYINPLPPEEAAAFLRDSLTPA
- the dksA gene encoding RNA polymerase-binding protein DksA, which translates into the protein MDKEQLELFRTQLLLKKQEIITDAGKTMTEMTDQTTNVPDPNDRATLESGRSFELRIRDRERKLVTKIDEAITRIDDGSYGICEDCGEEIGLKRLEARPVTTLCIDCKTLQETREKSVGQ
- the moaC gene encoding cyclic pyranopterin monophosphate synthase MoaC; translated protein: MVDNNKETFTHFDSEGNARMVDVSGKIETLRIAEAAGNISMSRQAFDLVKSGSMAKGDVLGIARVAGIMAAKKVDDLIPLAHPLMISKADITFQLRDEDASIDIFATVAINGKTGVEMEALTAVSIAVLTVYDMCKAVDKSMVIGNIRLLKKTGGKSGTYLRGD
- the dnaJ gene encoding molecular chaperone DnaJ, whose amino-acid sequence is MSNDYYEILSVSRTASAGDIKKAYRKLAMKYHPDRNPDDKEAEEKFKSCTEAYEVLSDEKKRKIYDTYGHDGLKNSGYRGPGSADDIFSSFGDIFGDLFGFGSGSRAGVRRDGPIPGNDLRYDVEISFMEAVHGVSKEVQLTRRDTCWTCEGSGSRPGYQKQTCPSCNGRGQVVRSQGFFQMSSTCPQCHGEGAIVTNPCNDCHGSGLVEKTKKVALKIPAGVDSGARMRLRGEGEGGRRGGQSGDLYVVVHVSDHEFFKREGDTIYCRFPVSMAKAALGTTVEVPTVHGKKSLEIPAGSQSGELFTLRNEGVPSLRGRARGDMVVELQVMTPTNLCEEQKKVLREFDTLCTKHGQHQEEEGFFKRLLNEVRGKS
- the rpoZ gene encoding DNA-directed RNA polymerase subunit omega, which produces MARITCEDCLEAVGKQNRFKLIHLTVQRVKQHRQGEPFLVEGKNKEIVMTLREIAASKVTFANIDSFPEGKENSKNTETENELSSDNS